The proteins below come from a single Pristiophorus japonicus isolate sPriJap1 chromosome 18, sPriJap1.hap1, whole genome shotgun sequence genomic window:
- the LOC139228532 gene encoding uncharacterized protein, whose product MTLQQEIVVYSSHTVVALLGQLQTQHLTSARQNRYEIYLLNNPHLTFRHCTTLNPATFIESPPLVIEKPDHDCLHSVLEDTSPRSDLSDTPLLNSDLVMFTDGSSSINKEGTTLESGAFQVPLSAQQTELFALTRACILGEDLRVNIYTDSRYAFGVVHDFGQLWKNRGFLTSTGTPISNQVLVSDLLLALLLPRQIAVIKCSAHTAGSSPIDIGNRRADEAAKCAARSQQIVVPRMMRQTSSSKPSLSAPEKPMPTIKEVLRLQEDTPAVQKQLWNDLDCKYDTASGLWITPTGQTCMSDELALWVIECVHYATHCGAKATSDLLLQTWWHPSLKMFAQNIISRCLTCQRHNPGRGGTMFIR is encoded by the coding sequence ATGACTCTGCAGCAAGAGATTGTGGTCTATAGCTCCCACACCGTAGTAGCCTTGCTCGGCCAACTTCAAACTCAGCACTTGACCTCAGCCCGACAGAACAGATACGAGATCTACCTTCTTAATAATCCACACCTCACCTTCAGACACTGTACCACGCTAAACCCGGCAACTTTCATTGAAAGTCCACCTCTTGTTATTGAGAAGCCGGATCATGACTGTCTGCACTCAGTCCTCGAGGACACGAGCCCTCGCTCCGACCTTTCAGATACCCCTCTGTTAAACTCTGACCTCGTTATGTTCACTGATGGCAGTTCCTCCATCAACAAAGAAGGAACGACTCTCGAGTCTGGAGCCTTCCAGGTCCCCCTTTCCGCTCAGCAAACAGAACTTTTTGCCCTCACCCGTGCGTGTATTTTAGGAGAGGATCTCCGAgtcaatatctacactgactcccgtTACGCCTTTGGGGTTGTCCACGACTTCGGCCAGCTCTGGAAAAACCGAGGATTCCTAACTTCAACCGGTACGCCAATCTCGAACCAAGTGCTTGTGTCTGACCTATTACTTGCTCTTCTGCTCCCTCGACAAATCGCTGTTATTAAATGTTCCGCTCATACTGCCGGTTCCTCTCCAATCGACATCGGAAACCGCCGTGCTGACGAGGCGGCTAAGTGTGCTGCAAGGAGTCAGCAGATTGTTGTGCCCCGAATGATGAGGCAGACGTCCAGCTCTAAACCGAGCTTGTCGGCCCCTGAAAAGCCAATGCCAACCATCAAAGAGGTACTTCGCCTACAGGAGGACACTCCTGCTGTACAAAAACAACTTTGGAACGATCTTGATTGTAAATATGATACTGCCTCCGGATTGTGGATCACACCCACTGGTCAAACTTGTATGTCCGATGAATTGGCCCTTTGGGTAATTGAATGTGTTCATTACGCCACGCATTGTGGAGCAAAAGCCACTAGTGACCTGCtcctccagacatggtggcatcctagcctcaaaatgtttgcgcagaatattatttctcgttgccttacctgccaacgccataatcctggaagggggggcaccatgtttattaggtaa